Part of the Rhodococcus sp. OK302 genome is shown below.
TCCTTGTCGTAACGGAACGAGACGTTGTCGAATACGACAGTGCCGACGCTGCGATGACGGCCGGCCTGCTCGGGCAGGAGCGGAACGTCGATGTCGGGGGACTGTTCGGGCTCGTCGAGCAGTTCGAAGACGCGTTCCGCCGACGCCGCCCCGGACTGCAGGCTGGACGACATCGATGCGATCTGGGTGAGCGGTGAGCTGAACTGGCGTGAGTAGACGATGAAGGCCTGGACGTCGCCGAGTGACATGTTGCCGCTGGCAACTTTGAGCGCGCCCACCACAGCGAGTAGCACGTAAGTGATGTTTCCGACGAAGTTCATCACAGGCATGATCAGGCTCGACAGGAACTGGGCACCGAACGACGCGTCGAGCAGTTTCTTGTTCTGTACCGCGAACTCGCGCTCGGCCTCAGCCTGGTGTCCGTAGACGCGGACCAGGTCGCGGCCACTGTAGGTTTCCTCGATCTGCGCGTTGATCTTGCCGGTTTCTTCCCACTGCGCTTTGAAGAGAACCTGGGCGCGCTTTGCGACGCGGGCTACCAGCAGTACCGATACGGGCACGGCAATCAGCGCGATCAGCGAGAGCATCGGCGAAATGACGAACATCATCACGAGGACACCGATGACCGTCAACACGGATGTCAGCAGCGAGGTCAACGTCTGAGACAAGGTCGACGCCACGTTGTCGATGTCGTTGGTGACACGGCTGAGGACTTCGCCGCGCGGTGTTTTGTCGAAGTAGGGCAACGGAAGTCGGTGAATCTTCGCTTCGACTTCGGCACGCAACTTGTAGATCGTTCGCTGCACGATGATGTTGAGCAGGAACGCTTCGACCCAGGCCAGCAACGATGACAGTACGTAGACGCCGATGGCGAGCATGATGACCTTGCCGATGGCGTCGAAGTCCAGTCCGACCCCCGGAACGACATCGGACGAGTTGGCGACGAGATCCGCGAACGTCGAATTGCCCGATGCGCGAATGGCTTCCGCGGCCTGCTCGCGAGTGAGGCCGGCAGGCAGGCTCTTGCCGATGAATCCGGCGAAGATGAGGTTGGTGACGTGGCCCAGGATCTTGGGAACCGCAACCGAGAGGGCGATACTGCTGATGGTCGCAACAAGTACGACGAACACGGCAAGCTTGTGCGGCTTCAGCAGTGCCAGAAGCCGTTTCATCGTGGCTTTGAACTGCTTGGGTTTGGTGGCCGGCGTGGTCGACGCCTGGGGCGGTTTGGGTTCGGCGTCGCCCGCGGGCTTGGGCGCGGGGCCGTCGCCGGGTGGGGGACCGGTCGGTGGGGGATCGGCCGGCGCCGTGGTGTTGTCGGAGGCGTCAGGTTCTGCCGGGATCTTCGCGAAGACGACGGTCGGGGTGTCGTCGAGATACTGGCGATTGGCCGCGCCGAAGGCGGGATCCTGCGGATTGGTCATGCGCTCAGCTCCGCGGGAATCTGGGACGCCACGATCTCTTGGTACGTGGGGCAGTTGGCCAGGAGGAAGTTGTGGTCACCGAGTCCGACGGGCGACCCGTCGTCGAGGACCATGATCTGGTCGGCGTCGACGACGGAAGAAATACGTTGAGCGACGACGATGACTGTTGTCGAGGTCGTGACTGCGCGTAGCGCGGCGCGGACGGCTACATCGGTGTGCATGTCGAGTGCCGAGAAAGAATCGTCGAACACAAGGATCCGCGGCTTGCGGACTACGGCGCGGGCGATGGCCAGTCGTTGACGCTGACCGCCGGAGAGGTTCGTTCCGCCTTGGGAGATCGGTGAGTCGAGGCCCTGCGAAAGCTCACGGACGAAGCCGTCGGCTTGCGCGATGGTGAGCGCATCCCAGATTTCCGCGTCGGTCGCTGCCGGGTTTCCGTACCTGATGTTGGTGGCGATGGTCCCGGCGAACAGATAGGCCTTCTGCGGCACGTAACCGAAGTTGGTGAACAGTTCGTCCTGATCCCAGCCTCGGACGTCCAGGCCGTCGATCAGGACAGCTCCTGCCGTGACGTCGACGAGGCGTGGGATGAGTGAAACGAGAGTGGACTTGCCGCTGCCGGTGCTACCGACGATGGCTGTGACCGTTCCGGGTAGGCAACGCATCGTCACACCGCTCAGGACGGGAGTTTCGGCACCGGGGTAGCTGAATCCGGCTCCACCGAACTCGACGACGCCGTACGGGTTTGTCGGGCGTAGGGGCTGCGTCGGTGCCGGCACCGACGGCTCGGTGTCGATCACTTCGGTGATGCGGTCGGCGCAGACAGCGGCACGAGGAATGACGACGGCCAGCATCGTTGCCATCAGGACGGACATCAGGATCTGCATGACGTAGGCGAGGAATGCGCTGATCTGTCCGATCTGCATGTCGCCGGTGTCGACGAGGTGCGCACCGAACCACAGGACTGCGACGCTGGACATGTTGGCGATCAGCATGATCGTCGGCATGAGTACTGCTTGATACCGGCCGATGAGCATGGCCGTGTCGGTCAGTTCCTTGTTGGCTTTGTCGAAACGCATCGTCTCGTCGGGTTCGCGGACGAACGCGCGGATGACGCGCATACCCGTGAGTTGCTCACGAAGTGAGCGGTTGATGTTGTCGATCCGGGTCTGCATGGTGCGGAAGTGCGGGATCAGCCGGGCGATGACAATCGCGACGGTAATACCGAGAAGCGGCACCGAAATAGTCAGGAGCCATGACATCTGCAGATTCTCCCGCAGTGCCATGACGATCCCGCCGATGCACATGAGCGGGGCACTGACGAGCATCGACGACGTCAGCATCACGAGGGTTTGGATCTGCAGTACGTCGTTGGTATTTCTGGTGATCAACGTGGGTGCTCCGAAACCGGAGAACTCGCGATCGGAGAAACTGCCGACGGCCTTGTAGACCGCGGCTCGGACGTCGTGGCCGAAGCCCATCGAGGACTTGGCGGCGAGGAACGTCGACGCTACCGAGGCAAGGATCGTTGCCAAGGAGACCAGCAGCATGATTCCGCCGGTCGACATGATGAATCCGGTGTCACCGCGAGCGACGCCGTCGTCGATGATTCGGGCATTCAAGGTGGGCAGGATGAGTGCCGCGATTGCGCCGAACAGTTGTAGTGCCAGCACTCCGGCGAGGAGCCAACGGTACGGGGGCAGGTACGCCTTGAGCAGTTTTGCTAGCACGGCGATCCCGTTCGGGCTGCCACGCGTTCCGGATTGATCACATGCACACGTTATGACAGATGCACATCCTTACGGGCACCGACTCGTGCGATTGCTGAGGTTATTCCCAATTGAACGTGGAGCCGCGACGGCAGATGTGGGGTTACGACCGGAATGTGACAAAATGTGTCTGAAAGTTGTCTAGTAGTCCAGTTTGCCCACAAATTGGTGTGATCTACAACACATTGTTATTGTTCCGTTACTGAAAATAATCGCTGCTACCAGTGCATTTATCGGAAAATGTTAATCCCGGTAACGCTAATTAGCGGTTCAATAGCTAGACAATCGAGATTGGGCCGTCTATAAATGCAATCAGCGCAGTTTCGTGCGCTGCATCACAGCTCGGGATGTCGCAGGGGGGCGACGGAATTTCTGCCCCTCTGTGCCAAAGGTTCCCGGACTGCTTCGGTCACCGCCTGCGACCGAAGCGGCGCTGAACAATCACACCACCTCACATAACAGGAGAAATTCCTATGTTCGGATCGCTCAGCACACTCGGACCCCTGCTCGCTGCACTCGGCGTTTTCCTCAAGTCGGTCGACACCTCTTCGCTGGCCGACGGATCCAGCGAAACCGGTGGAGCCGGCTCCCTCGCCGGACTCCTCGGCGGATCCTCCGAATAAGCTTCGACTCACGTACCGAGCGCTCGGTACCGCGGTAGTTTGAAAGCTTCGTATTGCCCTCTGTCCGTTTATCCGGGTGGGGGGCAATACGTTTTTTCGCTTTAGCCTGTTGTTCGGTCGAGCGGGTTGCGTACGATGGACCGGTGGCTGTTAACTGTTATGTAACTGGATCGGTCTATCGGGCAGTTCGAGGCTCCCCTCCAATGCGCCGGGGTACCGATTCCGGGGTGAGGTAAACGATGACAAGAACGAGTCGCACAGTGCGGTTACTCATTGTCTTCGTTGTTGTCCTGGCCGCGGCCCTCGTCGGAATTCTCACCCGGGCACCCGGGCTTCTGGCGACCTTCTGGTGCGCCAACGCGCTGTTGCTGGGAATGATGATGCGGTGGCCTGTCTTGATCGAGTGGCCTACCTGGCTAGCCGCGATGGTCGGCTATTTGAGCGCTGATCTGCTGACAGGAAGCTCCCTGTCGATGGCAGTGCAACTGAACAGCGCCAATCTGGTCGGTGTCACATTCGGTGTGCTCCTGCTTCGCTGCACGAAGCGCATACCGTTTCGGCTTGTCGATTCGAATGCGTTGGTGTGGATGGTCATTCTCGGCGCGGGGAGTGCCATCGCGACTGCTTCGACCGCAGGACTACTGGATCGGGTGATTCGAGAAGAATCGTTCACCGACACACTCGTTCACTGGGGCAGTACGGAGTTCATGGCGTATCTCTTGGTGCTGCCGCTGATTCTGTCCGTGACTATTCCCTCCGGATTTGCGGACCTTCGCAGAAAACTGACATGGAGGACCATCGGAACGATGATGGTTCCGCTGCTTGCGACCGCAGCCTGCGTTCCGATCGCGCTCAGGATCGAGGGGCCGATCGCTCTTGTCCTCCCCATTCCGGCGTTGCTGTGGTGCGCCACCCGTATTTCGGTTCCGAGTACAGCCTTTGTCTCAGTGGTCTGGTCGGTGTGGTCGCTCATGATGGCCGACACGGGACGTCTGGATGTCGGCGAACAGGGCCACACAAACTGGTCGGAGGATGTCATCACGTCGATCGCAGTCACGCTGATCGCGCTGGGTCCGATTGCGGTGGCGTGTGCCACGCAGGAGCGTCGAGCAGCTGAGCGTGAGCTGTTCCGAGCCGTCGAATACGACAACCTCACAGGAGTGCTCTCGAGGGGAGCCTTCCTCAGGCAAGCCGAGGAACAACTTAAGCGTGAATCGGAAACACAATCGCCCGTCGGCTTGCTGATGCTCGATCTCGACCACTTCAAGAACATCAACGACACCCACGGGCACATGACCGGCGATACCGTGCTCGCGGACTTCGCTGCCCGCGCGGCCGATCGGGTGTCCGGCGCCGATCTGATCGGAAGGCTGGGCGGCGAGGAATTCGCAGTCCTGCTCACCGGTTCCAGTTTCGCCCGCGCCTCGGAAGTCGCGGAGGCGATCCGGTCAGCGCAGGTCGAGGAATCGACAGCCTCCGGAGTTGCAAGCACAGTCAGCATCGGACTTGCGTGGGTAGATCACCCGACGTTGCGACTGGCTGCATTGATGATCGCGGCCGACGAGGCGATGTACGACGCCAAGGAGAGTGGCCGAAACCTCGTCAAAGCGCGAGATGTCAGCGGTGTGGTGCCGAAGCGCCATATCTCCGGGTAGACCTGAACCCGTCACCTGGCCCATACGCGCGCAGTCCGCTGATCCGCACTAGCTCTGACCTGCATCGGGATTGGCATATAGTCGCACCCATGCAGCTTGATTCGACACCCACAAGTCCGTCCGTTTTGCCCCTCCGTTTCGGTACACCACTCACCGAGAATGCGATTCGAGTGATGATGCTGGGCTCCGGTGAACTGGGCAAGGAAGTCATCATTGCGTTGCAGCGGTTGGGCGTCGAAGTGATTGCGGTAGATCGGTACTCCGACGCTCCGGGGCACCAAGTTGCGCATCGCGCGCGCACTGTCGACATGAGCGATCCCGAGGCATTGCTTGCCGTGATCGAACTGGAAAAGCCGCATTTTGTGATTCCCGAGATCGAGGCGATCGCCACCGATGCGTTGGCCGTTGTCGAAGAACGTGGTGAGACCGTGGTGATCCCCACGGCGAGGGCAACACAGTTGACCATGAATCGTGAAGGCATCCGCCGCCTTGCCGCCGAAGAATTGGGGCTGCCCACGTCGCCGTACGCTTTTGCGGATTCACTCGAAGAAGTACAGGCTGCGACGGAGCGCATCGGATTCCCGTGCGTCATCAAGCCCGTCATGTCGTCCTCGGGTAAGGGGCAGTCGACGGTACGTTCCGCCGACGAACTCGGTGCCGCCTGGGATTACGCGATGGCCGGCGGGCGCGTCAATCACGGCCGCGTCATTGTCGAAGGTTTCGTCGATTTCGATTACGAGATAACACAATTGACGGTGCGTGCCGTATCCGCTGACGGCAGTGTGGCTACGTCGTTCTGCGAACCGATCGGGCACCTGCAGCAGGCTGGTGACTATATCGAGTCTTGGCAACCGCAGCGTATGTCCGAGGCTGCGCTCGCTGCGGCGCGTGAGGTTTCCGAAAAGGTCACCACCGCGCTCGGCGGCCGTGGAATCTTCGGCGTCGAATTGTTTGTCAAGGGCGACGACGTGTACTTCTCCGAAGTCAGCCCGCGTCCGCATGACACCGGCTTGGTGACGCTGCGCACCCAGCGACTCTCGGAATTCGAACTTCATGCGCGTGCGATCCTCGGATTGCCGGTCGACACAACGCTCACCTCGCCGGGTGCGTCAGCCGTCATCTACGGAGGTGTGGAGGCGAAGGGTATCGGATTCGACGGTGTTGCAGAGGCTCTCGCGGTTCCCGAAACCGAACTCCGACTCTTCGGAAAGCCGGAAAGCTTCCTGCGTCGACGAATGGGTGTCGCCGTGTCGACGGCCGCTGATGTCGATACTGCCCGCGCTCGCGCCCGTGAGGCCGCGTCGAAGGTTCGCCCCGTCGGATGAGTCCAGCGGCCGAAGTTGTTGTAGGACTAGTCATTCTGGTCGGACTGGTCGGCGTTGTGGTGCCGATCATTCCGGGAACCCTGCTGATATTGGCGGCAATACTGGTGTGGGCCTTGATGACCGGTGGCGCTACCGCGTGGACGGTATTCGCGCTGGCGGCGCTGGCCTTGGTGATCACGGGCGTCGTCAAGTACACGTGGCCGGGCCAGCGGATGCGTGCCGGGGGAGTTCCCAACCTGTCCGTGATGATCGGCGGTGTTGTCGGCATCGTCGGATTCTTCGTGGTACCCGTCGTGGGGTTGTTCCTCGGATTTGTCCTGGGAACCTATGTCGCGGAATGGGTACGGCTACGCAATTTCAACATTGCGTGGGCGTCGACGCTTCACGCGGTGAAAGCCGTCGGGTTGTCCATGGTGGTGGAACTGTTCGGCGCGTTGGTTGCGGCCGGACTCTGGCTGGGCGCAGTCGTTTTGGTGTGAACAGAGGCTCGAGATTCGCACCGATACCAGGCCCGGGCATTGCCGCCCATCACTGCCGGGAGGTCGTCGCCGACGGCCTCGGCGATCACGTCGAGGTCGTGGCTCTCGAATGCCCGGCGGGCGCGGGTTCCCGGTAGATCCGTCCCGAACATCAAGGCTTGCGGATTGGCCCGATGGATTTGACGGAGCACGTCACCGACATCGGAGATGGTGGTGCGGCCGAAGCCGGTGGCTTTGACCTTCACGCCGCGATCGACAAGGTTGAGCAGGTAGGGGAGCCCCCGCGTCGACATGCCCAGATGGTCGATGGCCACGGCGGGCAGTTTCGCGAAAACAGGTTCGAGAGAGAGTAAGAGGGTGGCGTCGACGTAGAACTCGGCGTGCCAGCCGACCAGATCGAAGGCTCGGTTGGCCAGGTCCGAGAGTTCCCTCAGGTCTGTTGCTCCGCGCCGAAGATTGAATCGGACTGCGCGAACGCCGACAGCGTCGAGCGCAACGATCTCCTCGTCGGTGGCGTCGTGTCCGAGTGCGGTGACGCCCACCCATCCCGGGCCGAGTTCAGCGAGCGCGGCTTTCAGATACTCCTGATCGGTGCCCTGATAGGACGCGGTGACAACTGCTCCGCCGTCCACCTGAAGACCGTCGAGAGAAGCGACTTTGGATCGGTAATCGGCGACGGTGAAAGGCTGGGGTAGGTACCCGTGATTCTCGACCAGCGGGAAGCGCGGATCGATGATGTGAACGTGGGCATCAAACACATCATCCATTTTGCACGCTGTCGATATGACCTTGCACAGAAGATCGGCCCGATGTGACGTGAGTCGCTCTGGAGCGAATATTCGTCATATCGGGCCGATCGGTCTGTTTGACCTGCTGTTATGCAGTGTCAGGGTCCGACAATCAAGCGCTGTCGGGGTCCGACTATTAGGCCCAGTCGGGGTCCGGCTATTAGGCCCTGTCGGGCTCGGATGCCTTCAACATGTCGTGACGCTCGACGACCTTGATGCGCTCACGGCCTTCGGGCTCGCCGAGGCTGCGCTCGTGCGCATCGAGGCGGTACCAGCCCTGCCACGTCGTGTACGGAACCTGCTTGCCTTCGAGGAATTCGACGACTGCATTCTCGTCGGGGTTTGCGGCGGGGGTGAACTTGGCCGAATCCTCGAGGAGGTTGGCGACGGTCTCGTTGGCGTCACCCTTGGTGTGGCCGATGAGGCCGACGGGTCCGCGCTTGATCCAACCGGTGACGTAGGTGGCCGGCATGAACCGGGCCTCGCCCTCGGCGGTTTCGTCGGCGACAACACGTCCGGCGTCGTTGGGGACGGTGCCGGCCTGATCGTCGAACGGCAGTTGCGTGACGTTCTGCGAGAGGTAACCGACGGCGCGGTAGACAGCCTGGACATCCCAGTCCTTGTAAGTGCCGGTGCCCTTGACGTTTCCGGTGCCGTCGAGCGCAGTGCGCTCGGTGCGAAGGCCGACAACCTTGCCGTCTTCGCCGAGAACCTCGGTGGGAGATTCGAAGAAGTGCAGGAACAGCTTGTGCGGGCGGTTTCCGACGTCGCGAATTGCCCAGTCCTGCAAGGTGTTCGCAACCATGTCGACCTGCTTGGAGTTGCGGCGAGCCTGCTCGGAACCTTCGTCGTAATCGATGTCCTCGGGGTCGACGATGACCTCGATGGTGGGGGAATGATCGAGCTCACGCAGTTCGAGGGGCGTGAACTTGGCCTGAGCGGGGCCGCGTCGTCCGAAGACGTGGACCTCGACGGCCTTGTTGTTCTTGAGGCCCTCGTAGACGTTGGCGGGGATCTCGGTGGGGAGAAGTTCGTCGCCGGTCTTGGCGAGGACACGGGCGATGTCGAGGGCGACGTTGCCGACGCCGAGGACGGCGACCTTCTCGGCTTCGAGCGGCCATTCACGCGGGACGTCGGGGTGGCCGTCGTACCAGGAGACGAAGTCGGCGGCGCCGTAGCTGCCGTCGAGATCGATGCCGGGGATGCCGAGGGCGCGGTCAGCGTTGGCGCCGGTGGAGAAGATGACGGCGTCGTAGAACGACTGCAGGTCGTCGAGGGTGATGTCGGTGCCGTAGTCGATGTTGCCGAGCAGGCGGACCTGCGGCTTGTCGAGAACCTTGTGCAGGGCGGTGATGATGCCCTTGATGCGCGGGTGGTCCGGTGCGACGCCGTAGCGGATGAGTCCGAAGGGTGCGGGCATGCGCTCGAAGAGGTCGATGCTGACGCCGCGGCCGGAGACTGCGGTGTCGGACTTCATGAGTGCGTCGGCTGCGTAGATGCCGGCGGGGCCGGCGCCGACGATCGCGACCCGGAGTGGGCGATTGGAGTCAGTCATCTGTAGACAGCTACCTTCTTCGAAGTTCGGACAACGTATCGACAATAAATCAATTTAGCCGAACCTAAGCGCGGTGTCGTGATTGCGGCTCGACGGGTTCACACTCCCACTCGAAGCGGCGTGGGTAAACCTTTTCTTTCTTCCCATTCTTCCGCGGTGAGGGAACAGAAGGGTAGGGGTCCGCTCCTTGGCAGGTCACAAGCTGTGATTGTGGGGGAGTATTGGTTCCATGAGTGACCAGCTACGCGATTCCGACAATTCCGAAAACAAGACAGCCTCGGCCGGACCGTTTCTCCTGGCAGTGGCAATCGTTGCGCTGATCCTCGGTGGAATCTTCGTTGCATCGTGGATGTCCCCGGCAGAGGAAAACGTCACCGAAGACGATCTCGTGTCTCGTTCCGTCGCGGACTACACCGCCGCGCACAACGAGAATGACATCAAGACGTTGCAGGGCTTGACCTGCGCGAACTTCGATCCGAAGACAGGACCGTTGGCCGACGCGAAAAGTGGTGTCGAAGTCAAAGGCGTCGACAACATCGAGGTGACCGGCGACCGTGCCCGAGCCGACGTCAATCTTTCCGGCGGAGGACCCGGCAGCCGCGTCGAGGTCTGGAATCTCACCCGTGACGGTGAGAGTTGGGATGTCTGCAACTGAGCGCTCATTGCAGCGGTCGGGGCGGTGCGGTGAAAATGCCGGTGCTGTGAAAACATGGACGACGTGAGTTACGCAGGCGATCTGACGCCGGAGCAAGCCTGGGCGCTGCTCCGCGAAAACCCCGACGCAGTGCTTGTCGACGTGCGGACCGACGCGGAGTGGAAGTACGTCGGTATCCCCGATGTCACGTCCCTCGGCAAGTCGGCCGTGATGATCGAATGGGTGAGCTACCCGAACGGCACGCGCAATGACAATTTTGTCGACCAGTTGAAGGAATCCGGCATGGTTTCCGGTTCCGACAATCCCGTGATCTTCCTGTGCCGATCCGGACAACGGTCCATCGGCGCGGCAGAAATCGCGACTGCGGCGGGCATCGGTCCGTCGTACAACGTGCTCGACGGATTCGAAGGCGCCTTGGATGCCGACGGACACCGCGGAGTTGTAGGTTGGCGGGCCATCGGCTTGCCGTGGAGGCAGCAGTGAGCGGAATTCCTCAGGGTGGCGCATTTCAACGGGCGTTGCCGGACGATGTAGGCCTCGGCACGCTCGGTGTTCGCGGCGGACTGATGCGAACGGGCTTCGAGGAAACCTCCGAAGCATTGTTCCTCAACTCCGGATTCGTTTACGAGAGTGCAGAAGCCGCCGAACAGGCCTTCACCGGTGAGGTAGACCATTTTGTCTACTCCCGCTACGGCAATCCGACGGTCAAGATGTTCGAAGAGCGTCTGCGCCTCATCGAAGGTGCCGAAGCGTGCTTTGCGACGGCCAGTGGAATGTCCGCCGTATTCACGGCTTTGGGCGCGTTGCTGGCCAACGGCGACCGTTTGGTTGCCGCGCGCAGCCTCTTCGGTTCGTGCTTCGTGGTGTGCAACGAAATCCTGCCGCGTTGGGGCGTCGACGTCGTCTTTGTCGACGGTGAAGACAACGCACAGTGGGAAGAAGCACTGTCTGTGCCGACCACTGCGGTGTTCTTCGAAACGCCGTCCAACCCCATGCAATCTTTGGTGGACGTACGACGCGTATCCGAACTTGCGCATGCTGCCGGCGCAAAGGTGGTGCTGGACAACGTCTTCGCGACACCGCTCCTGCAGCGCAGCCTCGAATTGGGGGCCGACGTCGTTGTGTACTCCGGCACCAAGCACATCGACGGCCAGGGCCGCGTGCTCGGCGGCGCGATCCTCGGTACCGAGGAATACATCAGCGGTCCGGTCCGAGAATTGATGCGGCACACCGGACCTGCGCTAAGTCCGTTCAATGCGTGGACCTTGCTCAAGGGCCTCGAGACCATGCCGGTACGTCTGCGGCACTCCGTGGCCTCGGCCCTCGAGATCGCAGAAATGCTCGAAGCGCACCCCGGCGTCAAGTGGGTCAAGTACCCGTACTTGAAGTCCCATCCGCAGTACGAGCTCGCGCAGTCTCAAATGAGTGGCGGCGGAACGGTTGTCACTTTCGAGCTCAATGCTCCGGATGGCGACGGCAAGAAGCGTGCGTTCGAGGTGCTCAACGGTTTGCGGGTCATCGACATCTCCAACAACCTGGGTGACTCCAAGTCGCTGATCACTCACCCTGCCACCACGACGCATCGGGCCAT
Proteins encoded:
- a CDS encoding O-succinylhomoserine sulfhydrylase, whose protein sequence is MSGIPQGGAFQRALPDDVGLGTLGVRGGLMRTGFEETSEALFLNSGFVYESAEAAEQAFTGEVDHFVYSRYGNPTVKMFEERLRLIEGAEACFATASGMSAVFTALGALLANGDRLVAARSLFGSCFVVCNEILPRWGVDVVFVDGEDNAQWEEALSVPTTAVFFETPSNPMQSLVDVRRVSELAHAAGAKVVLDNVFATPLLQRSLELGADVVVYSGTKHIDGQGRVLGGAILGTEEYISGPVRELMRHTGPALSPFNAWTLLKGLETMPVRLRHSVASALEIAEMLEAHPGVKWVKYPYLKSHPQYELAQSQMSGGGTVVTFELNAPDGDGKKRAFEVLNGLRVIDISNNLGDSKSLITHPATTTHRAMGPEGRAAVGITDGVVRLSVGLEDTVDLLADLKRALG